DNA from Alnus glutinosa chromosome 2, dhAlnGlut1.1, whole genome shotgun sequence:
AGCCAACGTATAATCTCAAGCACAAATCTTCACGCCTTAGATCTTGTTTTTCAACTAAGAACATAGGCAGCAGAGAATTCTTATCTAATCAGATTTAAAATTGACACCAATATATATCCTCCCTTGCCCAATATCATAAAAGTCAACAGCAAAATTCCCAAGTAAACACATCAAGTACATCTTAAAATACTTTAGTCTGATGCATCCCAAACGAAAAACTATACTATGTCTGCTCAGTTAGTCATAGTTAGATCACCTACAGAAATATGCTTATAAGTTATAACCCGATCATGAACCTAAAGAATCGATCCTGCAGCCCATATACAAGAAGGGGGGCCCTTAAAAGCTAAGTTAATGTACATAACTCATAAAAAAGTGTACCAACAAAAAGGggaaaacaaacaacaaaggatAGAGGGGGGAAAGCCTAATGCCAGTGagtgaaaaaaataagtttCTATAACGGACCTACTAAAAAATATAGCACCAACAGAAACGTATGCAACAAATGAAGAAAGGCTAGACACCGGACAACTGAGAATAATATCCAAACCAATCCCGCCAATACAACATATCACAAGCCTAACTTATTCAGGTGTCTATACTACGTTAGTTCACAAATTTGCACTAATAGTAAACTAGTAGAGCCTGCAGATAATCTTGTTGACCATTTATTACCGTTTGAGTGTACTTGGGACTATGCAATTGGAAAAACCTAGTCACGTCAATATATTGTCCAAAATAACACAGAAATACAATTGTTCTCtgcttataaaataaaaaagaacgaataagagaaaaagaacTAATGTTCTGGTTGACCATGAACTAAATCCAAGTCTAAAGGGACAACAACCCAACTAAGCAACTTCCTTCTGTAAGGTATATACTGTTTCTAACAAGGGGgagcaaaacaaaattcagaataggtgcatggcaaaaaaaaaaaaacggattTGGCACTGTGCAGTAAGCATAAGGCTTAGCTATCAGGATTCTAATTTGAGAAACCACCCTCCACATATTGCCCCTAGATACTGATGGGAGTCCAAACTTAATCAAGGATTATTATAAAAGCTATTACGCCTACAAGACCCCAATAACAAAACAGAGGCTGTAATCACCAAAAAAGAAGTCCGTGGCAATGCAAAATGGATACCATTTCTATATTTTTAGACAAATCTAAGTTTGTTATTGTAGCAAAACAGGTTTGAGTTCCTATAATGAATATGAGAATTATCTAATAAGCTATTATGAAGAGATTAAACTACATTTTGATTCTGGTTTGGCATTTCAAAGTCTGCACGACATATCAAAGCATGTCTACATGCAATTGTACCCCCATCCAAACTAAAGGCTATGAAACAAcaattttcagaaaataattGGGCAAGATAAGAATTGCCAACTGCTTATAAAGCAGAAAATATTACTTCAATATTTTTTCCACAAGATttgcatttttcaataacaaccAATTCTGTGGAATAGCAATTCACCTTTGGCACAATGCCATTAACCGCACGAGGCAGATGCAATGGTTCTAGTTGCCACTTTCCATAAAGTTCAATAGTTCCTTCATAGTTGACCCCACCACACTCATCATCTTCAGGAACCTGtactttctgaagctttatagAACGTTTTAACTCCTAGCCAGagagaataaattaataaattaacataTAAACTAACTAGAATAAGAGCTCAAAactctaacaaagaaaaaatagtagAATCCTATAAGCCATAATCAACCTTTACAGGAAGCTCATTAGCTTTAATTTGCAGCCCTTCCCGCAGCCATCTTTCTTTAGTCTTGAGTGTTTGCACACAATTCCGTGGGTAAACTGGATGACCAGAACAAAAACCGAGAATGGGACCCTTTGGATGAAGTATCTGATACTTAGTAAGCCATCTTTCAATACAATAAAGTTGATGGTTTTTGTAGGCCTGCAAATGGTAAAACAAATTTTActaagaaaaaatcaaaattttgaaactttacCACCATGTCAGTCCAACCATAGCAGTTCACTCTACCTGCTGATTGGTCGGAAGAGGCTCAGTTAATGCCCTAGTTTCCAACTCCATGTCTTCAAGAGCGCTCCTGGTAGCAACAAAAGAATTGCTAAGAGAAGATTCTACACCAATCTTCTTGCCATACTCTTTTGAGATTTCCAGGCTTGACTTCCCAAATATGGCattgcctggaacatcatccaGAGTTGGATTATCCAACTTTCTTGATGCTTTTACTTTCTCATGCTCAGTTGAAGCCTCAATTTGTTGCTTTTCCATATGGACCATTCCTCCAGTGGCTCCAGCCTCTAACTCTTTCAGACGTGCCAACACCGCATCCCACCAAAATGAATTAACTCGCCGTGATGCTATTTTGTACCACTTCAAACAATACCTGTAATATGCTCATATTTAGTACCACCTCTGGGTAATGAGATGATTACTATTGCTTAAAGCAATTTCACCTGTACCGAAAACTATTACAGCAATTTGATAAACTTAAGTAAAGGGATTAAAAGAGAATCTTGTAATGCTATTTGCACTCATAATGTCACAATCATGGACATTATTCCTCATAAAAATTTTATGTGTTGTTTTTTGTAAACACTACAGGAAACTAGTCATGCATAAAAATTCCGAAAATGAGCATTCCAGTATGAGCATGACTGAAGCAAGTCTTAACCAAACCCTTTTTTATGCTGTTAGTCATTTACGTGGCAAGAATCAGGCATATAGCACATGTTGGCAAGTGAGGTATAACAGGTACATACGTATGTGTGTGTTAATAAGCAGAGACACTAGTATCTGATAAAGAAAGCTCAAGAATCATCAATGACAAACACTGGGGCATTGACGTGAGGTAAAACACAAACATTAAGTGCCTTTGTAATCTAAATTTTGCGAATGACTTGTTCTTGTcaccaaaaaaagagaaagaaaaggtaATTGTAATTGGCAATTAAAGATGACCAAATATCCAGTCCACGAgggaataaaaacaaaaattcacaaGTAACTCTGCTCATCAGGGAATCACAGGTTTCTTGGTTTACTGTAACTTGCAACCACCATAGAAAACTTACTGTCTAAACCCTACCATGGCATCTTGGATCAGTCCCAGCTCAccacaacaaatttttttacataatCAACACACTATTTGGAGTTGGACCTCAAATAAAAGTTTGCagataaagaaattattttcattaattccTTAGAGCTACCTAACATCTTAGATTTGTCAACCCTGTATTGAACACAAATAACAATTAGCTTCGTTGGGTAGCAAataatattttggtaaacaTTACTTCTACCTGAAGTCAATTAGGACACCATGCCCTGAATTCGCAAGTAAATTAAATGCAGAGTTATCATCAGGTTCAAGGATTTTGGATTTCCGTGGTAATTTAGATAGAAGCCTCGTGAATACAGATTCTACTCCACCCCAGAAATTTGTGAAAAACCCATTAGGATGGAAGTCGTACACCACAATAGTGCCTAAACTACCAAATTCATGCCTATACTAACTCTTTTAGGAATCAGATGCTTCCAGCCCATCCTCCTgctctctctttcactcttttTTGATGTTCATCCCTGCCACCAATTGCAGTTGTCTATAACATTCAGGATCGGTAGAATACATGCAAAAGAGTCATTTAGTCAACAGCAACATAAACAGTAATCAgattttcattttacttcttGCAGCTCAATTAAGCCACATCAGTATAGGTACatagtttaaaaaatgaatGTTGCATTTGGCTCTAGATCAAGTTACTAAATACGTTAGAGCTaacattttaatataatataatttctGGTGTCTCCAAGCTAAAATGTTCACTGAAGACCTAAGTGTTTGATAGGCATTATaaacagattttttttcttttttcttttttggaggatttcatcaaaaaaatatccCATGTTTTCTCAAAATTACGGCAATAGGCATTGTTGTAAAATAAGTATGAATCTCCACATTCTACTGGAGACCTCTAAACTTAAGTATGGACATTATTTGGCAAAATGCATAGATTTAAGCACAACAGTAATTTGAAATTACCCATGCACATTCTGCTATATTATGAGAACTTGAAATTTTCCAGCTAAAATCCTCTgctcttttttatttacttttgtagtttctgtttttcatactatttttctcctttgtatatatatatatatatatatatatatatatatatatttatttatttatttattttctggcaTGATACATGACCAACATCATACTGAAAAATAATGCAATCAGCAAAAAACTTCCTATAAAAGCTGATGGTATCAAGAAAGGTAAGCAGGATACAACTGAATCAGAAAGCAATTCTACTCTACAACTGCAAACATAAGGAGGCAAAACCTGCGCGTCACGTCTTTAGCCCCTTGCCCAGCAAAAGCAACTACATATCTCAAAGATGTTTTGCATGCAGCAGACATAGCTTCAACCTTCTGCTCCCCATCAATAACTGCATTGACAACATCAACATGCACCCACTTTCCTGTCAAGTTTTCCCCATTGCAGTATACTTCTGCCCAATACAAAGGAGATCCTACTTTTCTTGAGCCAACTGCAGTAGAAATCGCCTGGGAAGAAGTTGGAGATTCTTCACTTACaattcttttcattcttttcaGAGGAGAAGAGAAATTCAACGAGTTACTGTTCAAATCTCTCGCAATCGGCTCTATTTTGCTCTCCCCAGTCACAACTGTTGTCGCAGAAAGAGCCAATTCCAACTGCATCTCAAACTCAAGATCTCCTTTCCTCTTTGGTCTCTTGGATTTCTTGGTAAGGCATGTTTCAGAGATACCATGTCCTGCCTCACAAGCTAATGAATCTGACATCTTATCATCCAACTCACTAATAACAGGAGAATCTTTGGATTGAGTGATGTTGCTTGTTGAGCAGCGGTCCATACTTTTGCATGAACCCCTATGAGAAGTTTCACAGATATTGCCTCTCTCATTGCATGAAAATGATTTAATGGGAGAGACAGAATCCTGTTGTGGCCTAGCTACCATTGGGGTTGAAGTCTTGAATATCCCCTTACTCGATCTGCTAGCATCTTGACTGAAAGTTTCAGACTCGTCAGCATCTGGTTTTAATGAAGAAACATCCAAAATGGACACAAACCTGAAAACAAATGTATGCACTCAGTACAAGATACACCCTTCACATATCAAACTAACATAAGAGATGAAGTTTTCCAAGAATCAAAAATCCAGAAAATAATAGGAAAGATTGAAAAGAAGTTAAcctaacaaaattttttttcactaacTATCATTATTGAAAAGTAACCAACACACGTCAAGAGATAGAAAAAAACGTCATCCTGAGCTTTAATAGGACTTACAACAGCGTAGATCTCTACTATGTCTTAATGTACAAATATTGCTTAACAAAGTTGAACTAGGAGTAGTTTTGCAGCACTCCTTTGATATGTAATCCAAATGGAGACACAGAAGCAAATTTACAAGCCCATGGGTTAATAACATATCTAGATCAAGATAATCAAGCAAATACACACCTACAGAATTTAATGGAAGAGTTAGTGACATTGAGAGTCAAGTACAAGTGGCTTAATTTTTATTGGCTGTTGACAACCAATTGGCCAGTTCATCTATGGAATCAAAAGCTAAAACATTAAATTCATGATCTTTAAATCATCAACATCACTTCTTTTTCTaattggtaagttacacacaCATCCATTAGGTCTTACTCCATGACTTTTGCACTCTACGCCTGAAAGGCTTCTTAAGTGCAGCTTAAGCAAAATATTATAAGGGAATAGGCCTCAACATCTGAAATGTATACGAGGTGGAAAACTCATATCTTAAGACTTACCTCtaatatcttacatatatatctCAATCAGCAACCAAGCATGACATAACCTAAacttcatttcatctctttggTTCATGTCATGCTTTCAATACTTCAGCAAACAATGTCTTCATTACATGAGAAGCATTATGACTAAGAAACATGTGCATGAAACTGTTCTAAATAGTTAAGGAATCTGAAGttaataataaatcataattaaCTTCCTAACTTCCCCAAAATTGCTTCTTCAAATCAATACCAATACAGTGCATAATTAAACTATTcaacaataattatcaaaatgttgTAGATAGATCTTCTCTCTTCAAAAACATGTACGTATTAAAACAGGTTTGAATCAAAACAAACTTAGATTGTTACACTAGAGTTATGGTTAAAATTAATCATGTCTCTGGTTAGGGTTTTTCCGCAATGAATCCTATATGAATAATAAACGTGACcctaacatattaaaaatgttagGCTCAATTAATGGCTACAAGGACCTCATCTTTTGATGAAATCGGCATTTTGGAGAGTAAGTGATGCTGAAATGACATCTCAAGGTCGGTATGTGCAGAGGATGTCTAATATGctatgttttcttcttcttcttcttttttcctggaACAACCTCCAGGTTAAAGTTTCACACATCAAGaagttaaaaaaatgttaaattcaTTCTTCAAATGCAgataaaaacaatgttatattCATTCTTCAAAAGCATCTATAATAGAAAGCATGATatattcttttgatttttattataacaAATGCCATACCGGGTTGTAAGATTCAAAGCTCTAAATAGTGCCACAGATAGTGCAACAATctgcaagaaagaaaaaaatgacccTGTAACTTTTCTTTAGAGAATTAACTGTACATAAACTGAAATTTCCTTCTTCCAACAGCATAGTTAACCCAATCTAAATGGCATTGCTAATTATGTGAAAGGTAGAGTTTATCATATATAAGCCCTTCTCCCAATATCCAAGTGCACAGAAAATAGAAGAATCATCCAAGCAAACAAAAGTGAGAATACCTCACAACTGCTATGCAAACAGTTAACGATGCATCAGATCCAACAGCACATACACTGCctaaaaaagaagcaagaaaattGACTCCAACATTTTATTTAactaagaataaaataaatcaagaaaaagcaAAGTAACGCCAATGCCAAAGAATTGGCTGGTAACTGGAAAACTCTTCTGGGATTTAGCTGAAAATTTATCCACCACATATTTTAAGCCAACTTTCTATATCGTGTTAGTCTTccacaacccccccccccccccccctttatttttttgggtaaggCTGTCACAAGGATTTCGTggtttgcgacaaggagatcctctttctcctttattgtttgtggtggttacgGAGGCTTTGAGCCGGATGCTAATTGCCGCTTTGGATCAGGGCAATTTGACAGGGTTTTCAGTGGGATCCAGGGAGTCCAAGGCTTTAGTtgtgaatcatttattgtttgttgATGACACGTTATTATTTGTGGTGCGCAAGAAGAATAGTTTCGACATCTGAGGTGTATCTTTCAatgctttgaggcagcttcGGGCTTAAGGATTAACTTAGGAAAATCATAAGTTGTTCCTATTGGTGCGGTAGAGGATGTTGATAGGTTGGCTCACCTACTTGAATGTCGGGTCGCTTCTTTGCCTTTGACATACTTGGGCTTGccattgggtgcttcttacaaatccatgtctatttggaatggtgttattgagaaaatggaaaggaggttggctggatggaagcaaatgtatttgtcaaagggtgggCGGCTAACTCTTCTTAAAAGTACGCTCTTCAATCTTCCTACATATCTCTTGTCgctgtttcctattccagtgagggtggctaatcatCTTGATAATATTCAAAAggcttttctttggggtggtattggagatgaggccaaatttcatttagtgaaatggaacaggatttgtactccttTGCATTCAGGtaggttgggagttcacaactccatccagtttaatcaagctcttctgggtaaatggttgtggaaatatggtagggagagagaggctttatggcgattggtgattgacgcAAAATTTGagagcctaaagggtgggtggtgttcgaaagaggtGTCGAGttcctttggagtgggtgtgtagaaacatattaggaggggatgggagaagttttataattttgttcgttttgaggtgggggataGGTCACATattagtttctggcatgattggtggtgtagGGATAAATCTTTGAAGCAGTGCTTTCCAGTTCTatttagtattgtgaggaacaaagatgcgatAGTGGTGGATAACTTGGTCGTTCATAACGGAGTTATTCaatggaatgttctttttacgAGGCATATCCAGAATTGGGAGATAAagatggttctttctttcttcgaacAGCTTTACTCCACTTCGATTCGACATGGAGAGGGCGACATGTTAGTTTGGAACCCCTCTAAAAGGGGTTTTTTTTAGGTGAGATCCTATTATGGAGTGCTTTTTAGGAAATATGACCCTTCATTTCCGTGGAAGAGTATTTcgcgtgttaaggctccgacTAGGGTGGCTTTTTTTGTATGTTCAGCagctttgggtaaaattttgacgcatgat
Protein-coding regions in this window:
- the LOC133859395 gene encoding DNA repair protein RAD4: MRTRDGSKRPKQSSGMKNAKKALHDSDSRSRSELLNDSGTLADISQEAVGRLLRRANNRNSSGKKKRDNNPRQHDSIGTPESGQKKNDKLDVDPGAILSTSKAEGCGRDAIGKTAGEERFDRGSLQNTLSENREELNDSDWEDGSIPNLDSTDNLPVTIEFSETANSDRRKPVRRSSAEDKELAELVHKVHLLCLLARGRLIDRACDDPLIQASLFSLLPTHLLNISKSTHLTANALHPLLLWFQNNFRVRSPTSAERSFDLALAFALETREGTPEEIVALSVALFRALNLTTRFVSILDVSSLKPDADESETFSQDASRSSKGIFKTSTPMVARPQQDSVSPIKSFSCNERGNICETSHRGSCKSMDRCSTSNITQSKDSPVISELDDKMSDSLACEAGHGISETCLTKKSKRPKRKGDLEFEMQLELALSATTVVTGESKIEPIARDLNSNSLNFSSPLKRMKRIVSEESPTSSQAISTAVGSRKVGSPLYWAEVYCNGENLTGKWVHVDVVNAVIDGEQKVEAMSAACKTSLRYVVAFAGQGAKDVTRRYCLKWYKIASRRVNSFWWDAVLARLKELEAGATGGMVHMEKQQIEASTEHEKVKASRKLDNPTLDDVPGNAIFGKSSLEISKEYGKKIGVESSLSNSFVATRSALEDMELETRALTEPLPTNQQAYKNHQLYCIERWLTKYQILHPKGPILGFCSGHPVYPRNCVQTLKTKERWLREGLQIKANELPVKELKRSIKLQKVQVPEDDECGGVNYEGTIELYGKWQLEPLHLPRAVNGIVPKNERGQVEVWSEKCLPPGTVHLRLPRVFSVAKRLEIDYAPAMVGFEFRNGHSHPVFDGIVVCAEFKDAILEAYAEEEERREAEEKKRNETQATCRWYQLLCSIVTRQRLNNRYGDSLSSQTSTDIHDMNKKLNASVGGCQEDKQSIVCQQQEDIHQAKVDAPSAALPEEHKHVFLTEDQIFDEESLVMIKRCHCGFSVQVEEL